From Chelonia mydas isolate rCheMyd1 chromosome 22, rCheMyd1.pri.v2, whole genome shotgun sequence, the proteins below share one genomic window:
- the RPUSD4 gene encoding mitochondrial RNA pseudouridine synthase RPUSD4 isoform X1 encodes MAALGGVGLCLWAPAPALSQGLRAFCTTRGAAAAVRAEQLAEKLRAQKREEQKQEEPKNPVLRRVRELAQLSKQLQRVHPNVLAKALKHSILYQNQELVVIDKPYGLPVHGGPGIQNCITDVLPILAKMLDGMKAEPLHLCHRLDKETTGVMVLAWDKDTAHRIQCLFKTRQVEKKYWTISVGLPVPSEGLVDIPIVEKEVQSHQSHYKMTLAPNYRMSPESGKMVKVRPNRDAQSAVTRYRVLASSPSCSLLELQPITGVKHQLRVHLAYGLGCPILGDHKYAHWNKLAPQKLPENTLKRLGLEQAKVRHLPLHLHAHQLTLPMGTSGDKQLHLVCRPPRFFTNTLKRLKLEIPESPEK; translated from the exons ATGGCGGCGTTGGGGGGCGTCGGGCTGTGCCTCTGGGCCCCTGCGCCCGCCCTGAGTCAGGGCCTCCGGGCCTTCTGCACCACCCGCGGGGCAGCCGCCGCGGTGAGAGCGGAGCAGCTGGCGGAGAAGCTGAGGGCCCAGAAGCGTGAGGAACAGAAACAGGAG GAGCCTAAAAACCCAGTATTGAGGCGGGTCCGAGAACTGGCCCAGCTCAGCAAGCAGCTGCAGCGGGTTCACCCCAACGTGCTGGCCAAGGCACTGAAGCACAGCATCCTGTACCAGAATCAGGAGCTTGTAGTGATTGACAAACCCTACGGCCTCCCTGTGCacg GTGGCCCTGGGATCCAGAATTGCATCACCGATGTGCTGCCAATTTTGGCCAAGATGCTGGATGGCATGAAAGCTGAACCCCTGCACCTCTGTCACCGGCTGGACAAGGAGACGACGGGCGTGATGGTGCTAGCATGGGACAAGGACACAGCACATCGGATCCAGTGCCTCTTCAAGACGCGACAGGTGGAGAAGAAATACTG GACGATCAGTGTGGGGCTCCCAGTCCCCTCGGAGGGGCTGGTGGATATTCCCATTGTGGAGAAGGAAGTGCAGAGCCACCAGTCGCACTATAAG ATGACGCTGGCACCAAACTACCGCATGTCTCCCGAGAGTGGGAAGATGGTGAAAGTGCGACCGAACCGAGATGCCCAAAGCGCGGTGACCAGGTACCGCGTTCTGGCTAGCTCTCCCTCTTGTTCCCTCCTGGAGCTCCAGCCAATCACCG GAGTGAAGCACCAGCTCCGGGTCCACCTGGCCTATGGATTGGGGTGTCCAATCCTCGGGGACCACAAATACGCACACTGGAACAAGTTGGCACCCCAG AAGCTTCCCGAGAACACTCTGAAGAGACTGGGGTTGGAACAGGCCAAGGTGCGACACCTCCCCCTCCACCTGCACGCCCACCAGCTCACCCTGCCCATGGGGACCAGCGGGGACAAGCAGCTGCACCTGGTCTGCAGGCCGCCCCGTTTCTTCACAAACACTTTAAAGCGGCTCAAGCTGGAGATTCCAGAGTCGCCGGAAAAGTGA
- the RPUSD4 gene encoding mitochondrial RNA pseudouridine synthase RPUSD4 isoform X2 has protein sequence MPSPHPSLRLNQEPKNPVLRRVRELAQLSKQLQRVHPNVLAKALKHSILYQNQELVVIDKPYGLPVHGGPGIQNCITDVLPILAKMLDGMKAEPLHLCHRLDKETTGVMVLAWDKDTAHRIQCLFKTRQVEKKYWTISVGLPVPSEGLVDIPIVEKEVQSHQSHYKMTLAPNYRMSPESGKMVKVRPNRDAQSAVTRYRVLASSPSCSLLELQPITGVKHQLRVHLAYGLGCPILGDHKYAHWNKLAPQKLPENTLKRLGLEQAKVRHLPLHLHAHQLTLPMGTSGDKQLHLVCRPPRFFTNTLKRLKLEIPESPEK, from the exons ATGCCGAGTCCACATCCGTCCCTCAGACTGAACCAG GAGCCTAAAAACCCAGTATTGAGGCGGGTCCGAGAACTGGCCCAGCTCAGCAAGCAGCTGCAGCGGGTTCACCCCAACGTGCTGGCCAAGGCACTGAAGCACAGCATCCTGTACCAGAATCAGGAGCTTGTAGTGATTGACAAACCCTACGGCCTCCCTGTGCacg GTGGCCCTGGGATCCAGAATTGCATCACCGATGTGCTGCCAATTTTGGCCAAGATGCTGGATGGCATGAAAGCTGAACCCCTGCACCTCTGTCACCGGCTGGACAAGGAGACGACGGGCGTGATGGTGCTAGCATGGGACAAGGACACAGCACATCGGATCCAGTGCCTCTTCAAGACGCGACAGGTGGAGAAGAAATACTG GACGATCAGTGTGGGGCTCCCAGTCCCCTCGGAGGGGCTGGTGGATATTCCCATTGTGGAGAAGGAAGTGCAGAGCCACCAGTCGCACTATAAG ATGACGCTGGCACCAAACTACCGCATGTCTCCCGAGAGTGGGAAGATGGTGAAAGTGCGACCGAACCGAGATGCCCAAAGCGCGGTGACCAGGTACCGCGTTCTGGCTAGCTCTCCCTCTTGTTCCCTCCTGGAGCTCCAGCCAATCACCG GAGTGAAGCACCAGCTCCGGGTCCACCTGGCCTATGGATTGGGGTGTCCAATCCTCGGGGACCACAAATACGCACACTGGAACAAGTTGGCACCCCAG AAGCTTCCCGAGAACACTCTGAAGAGACTGGGGTTGGAACAGGCCAAGGTGCGACACCTCCCCCTCCACCTGCACGCCCACCAGCTCACCCTGCCCATGGGGACCAGCGGGGACAAGCAGCTGCACCTGGTCTGCAGGCCGCCCCGTTTCTTCACAAACACTTTAAAGCGGCTCAAGCTGGAGATTCCAGAGTCGCCGGAAAAGTGA
- the RPUSD4 gene encoding mitochondrial RNA pseudouridine synthase RPUSD4 isoform X3, with translation MAALGGVGLCLWAPAPALSQGLRAFCTTRGAAAAVRAEQLAEKLRAQKREEQKQEEPKNPVLRRVRELAQLSKQLQRVHPNVLAKALKHSILYQNQELVVIDKPYGLPVHGGPGIQNCITDVLPILAKMLDGMKAEPLHLCHRLDKETTGVMVLAWDKDTAHRIQCLFKTRQVEKKYWTISVGLPVPSEGLVDIPIVEKEVQSHQSHYKMTLAPNYRMSPESGKMVKVRPNRDAQSAVTRYRVLASSPSCSLLELQPITGVKHQLRVHLAYGLGCPILGDHKYAHWNKLAPQAGLVASLH, from the exons ATGGCGGCGTTGGGGGGCGTCGGGCTGTGCCTCTGGGCCCCTGCGCCCGCCCTGAGTCAGGGCCTCCGGGCCTTCTGCACCACCCGCGGGGCAGCCGCCGCGGTGAGAGCGGAGCAGCTGGCGGAGAAGCTGAGGGCCCAGAAGCGTGAGGAACAGAAACAGGAG GAGCCTAAAAACCCAGTATTGAGGCGGGTCCGAGAACTGGCCCAGCTCAGCAAGCAGCTGCAGCGGGTTCACCCCAACGTGCTGGCCAAGGCACTGAAGCACAGCATCCTGTACCAGAATCAGGAGCTTGTAGTGATTGACAAACCCTACGGCCTCCCTGTGCacg GTGGCCCTGGGATCCAGAATTGCATCACCGATGTGCTGCCAATTTTGGCCAAGATGCTGGATGGCATGAAAGCTGAACCCCTGCACCTCTGTCACCGGCTGGACAAGGAGACGACGGGCGTGATGGTGCTAGCATGGGACAAGGACACAGCACATCGGATCCAGTGCCTCTTCAAGACGCGACAGGTGGAGAAGAAATACTG GACGATCAGTGTGGGGCTCCCAGTCCCCTCGGAGGGGCTGGTGGATATTCCCATTGTGGAGAAGGAAGTGCAGAGCCACCAGTCGCACTATAAG ATGACGCTGGCACCAAACTACCGCATGTCTCCCGAGAGTGGGAAGATGGTGAAAGTGCGACCGAACCGAGATGCCCAAAGCGCGGTGACCAGGTACCGCGTTCTGGCTAGCTCTCCCTCTTGTTCCCTCCTGGAGCTCCAGCCAATCACCG GAGTGAAGCACCAGCTCCGGGTCCACCTGGCCTATGGATTGGGGTGTCCAATCCTCGGGGACCACAAATACGCACACTGGAACAAGTTGGCACCCCAG GCAGGTCTCGTGGCCTCTCTGCACTAG
- the PUS3 gene encoding tRNA pseudouridine(38/39) synthase, translating into MADRGMEKDKGEGLLKRVQELEEEVKRLQEKLLEGKEGTDIKRNPSALGKTKKRQQRPFDFSAYGRRHVALKIAYLGWGYQGFASQENTNNTIEEKLFEALSKTRLVDNRQTSNYHRCGRTDKGVSAFGQVISLDLRSSLSEGKKVNGHEGGLEDKASSPANEIRYTHILNRVLPPDIRVLAWASVEPSFSARFSCLKRTYRYFFPHADLDVALMNAAAQKYVGTHDFRNLCKMDVANGVTNFQRTILTAQVQLVDRGGETGLQDPFQLYQFEVTGQAFLYHQVRCMMAILLLIGQRMENPEIIDELLDVEKNPRKPQYSMAVEFPLVLYDCEFENIQWIYDREVQEFNVTHLQQLWANHAVKTHMLYNMLQGLDSAVIPIGTGPEKNRMLLWREVKPPVHNQISSFIEGVKARTYKPLLARPKCEGLESRINHFVRRGRIELPHCREKETGTDKEEHLETKRGHGDTAERDSEAPGQAAKRVCVDTESKGSK; encoded by the exons ATGGCAGACCGGGGTATGGAGAAAGATAAAGGAGAGGGACTACTGAAAAGGGTGCAGGAACTGGAGGAAGAAGTGAAGAGACTGCAAGAGAAACTCTTGGAGGGCAAGGAGGGCACTGACATAAAAAGGAACCCTTCAGCACTGGGGAAAACTAAGAAACGCCAGCAGCGGCCATTTGATTTTAGTGCCTATGGCCGGAGACACGTGGCACTAAAGATTGCCTACCTGGGCTGGGGATACCAGGGTTTTGCCAGCCAGGAGAACACCAATAACACCATTGAAGAAAAACTGTTTGAGGCGCTAAGCAAGACCCGGCTGGTAGACAATAGGCAGACTTCCAATTATCATCGCTGTGGACGGACAGACAAGGGGGTCAGTGCATTTGGACAG GTGATTTCCCTGGACCTTCGCTCAAGCCTTTCAGAGGGAAAGAAAGTGAATGGTCATGAGGGTGGCTTGGAAGACAAAGCCAGTAGTCCTGCCAACGAAATCCGCTACACCCATATCCTAAATCGGGTGCTCCCTCCCGACATACGTGTGTTGGCCTGGGCCTCTGTAGAACCCAGCTTCAGTGCTAGATTCAGCTGCCTCAAGAGGACCTATCGCTATTTTTTCCCTCATGCAGATTTAGATGTGGCCCTTATGAATGCTGCAGCACAAAAATACGTGGGGACCCATGACTTCCGGAACTTGTGCAAGATGGACGTAGCGAATGGCGTGACAAACTTCCAAAGGACTATTCTCACTGCACAGGTGCAGCTGGTGGATAGAGGAGGGGAAACTGGGCTACAGGACCCTTTCCAACTGTACCAGTTTGAAGTCACAGGCCAGGCATTCCTCTATCATCAAGTCCGTTGCATGATGGCAATCCTCTTACTAATTGGACAGAGGATGGAGAATCCAGAGATTATTGATGAGCTATTGGATGTAGAGAAGAACCCTCGAAAACCACAGTACAG CATGGCAGTGGAATTTCCTCTGGTTCTGTATGACTGCGAGTTTGAAAACATCCAGTGGATCTACGACCGAGAAGTTCAGGAGTTTAATGTTACTCACCTACAGCAACTCTGGGCCAATCATGCAGTCAAAACTCACATGTTATATAACATGTTACAGGGGCTAGACTCTGCTGTCATACCCATAGGAACAG GCCCAGAGAAGAACAGAATGCTCCTCTGGAGAGAGGTGAAGCCCCCAGTCCATAACCAGATCAGCAGTTTCATCGAGGGGGTGAAGGCCCGCACTTACAAACCTTTGCTGGCTCGTCCCAAGTGCGAAGGCTTGGAGTCCCGGATCAATCACTTTGTGCGCAGGGGACGTATTGAGCTGCCACACTGCAGGGAGAAAGAGACTGGAACAGACAAAGAGGAGCACCTAGAAACAAAGAGAGGCCACGGTGACACTGCTGAAAGAGATAGTGAGGCTCCAGGACAAGCTGCCAAGCGAGTCTGTGTGGACACAGAGTCCAAGGGCTCTAAATGA
- the HYLS1 gene encoding hydrolethalus syndrome protein 1, translating to MEALIGPDQYRWATMNHKERMAAAAMAFTQLCAEQGDGDSLRGTYAPTQYDPYSKASVTSGIRPSLHLLMRHHQAEHSMQPETLSEGLRGPRKPVLKRKVLRRMPDGEVHVSDESVTSEPETSAESDPETSDLRHRLLHLHPHQEDTASEVESEPNHGSHRKFYFDLPHRSGSHGDPPFLLKDCHGQGSPVYEQDLIMAGQPKSFIPPRLEQQGRNRGKIDRVARYFEYKRDWESFRIPGEDHRKELRWGIREQMLYKPDLPTRSQHIYVPNNYLVPTEKKRSALRWGVRCDLANGLIPRKSSFPS from the coding sequence ATGGAGGCACTGATAGGACCAGATCAGTATAGATGGGCCACTATGAACCATAAAGAGCGGATGGCAGCAGCTGCTATGGCCTTTACCCAACTTTGTGCAGAGCAAGGAGATGGAGATAGCCTGAGAGGAACCTATGCTCCAACTCAGTATGACCCCTACAGTAAAGCATCTGTGACTTCTGGGATCAGGCCATCTCTTCATCTGTTGATGCGGCACCACCAGGCAGAACACAGCATGCAACCAGAGACCCTCTCGGAGGGACTTAGAGGACCCAGGAAGCCAGTGCTGAAGAGGAAAGTTCTGAGGCGGATGCCTGATGGAGAGGTACACGTGTCTGATGAGTCTGTCACCAGTGAACCAGAAACCAGTGCTGAAAGTGACCCTGAGACCTCAGACCTGAGACACAGACTGCTCCATCTACACCCCCACCAGGAAGACACTGCATCAGAGGTGGAAAGCGAGCCGAACCACGGTTCCCATAGAAAGTTTTACTTTGATCTTCCTCATCGCAGTGGTTCTCATGGAGACCCCCCATTTCTTCTGAAGGATTGCCATGGTCAGGGCTCTCCAGTTTATGAACAAGACTTGATTATGGCTGGACAACCTAAATCCTTCATTCCTCCAAGATTAGAGCAGCAAGGCCGTAATCGTGGGAAGATTGACCGGGTAGCCCGGTACTTTGAGTACAAGCGGGACTGGGAGTCATTCCGGATACCAGGGGAGGATCACAGGAAGGAATTGCGCTGGGGCATCCGGGAACAGATGCTCTACAAGCCTGACCTCCCAACCAGGTCTCAACACATCTATGTCCCCAACAACTATCTGGTGCCTACAGAAAAGAAGAGATCTGCCCTGCGCTGGGGGGTGCGCTGTGACCTGGCAAATGGCCTCATTCCCAGGAAGAGCTCCTTTCCTTCATAG